Proteins encoded together in one Deinococcus hopiensis KR-140 window:
- a CDS encoding MATE family efflux transporter codes for MSAITASPSESIQVRSPGREIAAIAVPVSLEMVLQLVLTFVNQIIVGTLGAAAVAAVGLAGSVSFMFFVGLGALGSGTSILVARRAGANDQAGVNGTLTVALGVSLLLAGVLTAPVVLGAGGVLALAGAAADVTARAVPYMQVIMLALVPGVYGWILSGALRSLGHARTPMVATMLTVVIESLLAWGLVFGAGPLPELGVVGAAWAVVIAQILKAALLTFQMYGPRRLAAVALPAPGTRRAVAGPLLTLSAPIALTEMLWSFGGFLYAAVFARVGTEALAASQIVGTLEGIFVVGSFGLMSAATVLIGRALGAGDGSGAQAWFGRVSRAGLVSGLGFGLLFALSALLLPLLFPAVGEAVRSMAMGGVLLMAASQAVKVRNMILGGGVLPGTGDGKGVILGDVVGSFVVGLPLAILLGLHTPLGVWGVFLARVLDEVAKVVIFEWRRRRLNWDALAEAQRGRETTAAH; via the coding sequence ATGTCTGCGATTACGGCTTCTCCTTCTGAATCGATTCAAGTCCGATCTCCAGGTCGGGAAATCGCGGCCATCGCCGTCCCGGTCAGCCTGGAGATGGTGCTGCAACTCGTGCTTACCTTCGTGAACCAGATTATCGTCGGCACGCTGGGGGCGGCGGCGGTGGCCGCTGTGGGATTGGCGGGCAGCGTGAGCTTCATGTTCTTCGTGGGGCTGGGAGCGCTGGGATCGGGGACCAGCATCCTGGTGGCTCGCCGTGCTGGAGCGAATGACCAGGCGGGGGTCAACGGCACCCTGACCGTGGCCCTGGGGGTAAGCCTGCTGCTGGCCGGGGTGCTGACGGCCCCCGTGGTGCTGGGGGCCGGGGGCGTGCTGGCACTGGCGGGCGCGGCGGCCGACGTGACGGCCCGCGCGGTGCCCTATATGCAGGTCATCATGCTGGCCCTGGTGCCCGGGGTGTACGGCTGGATCCTCAGCGGGGCGCTCCGGTCGTTGGGCCACGCCCGCACGCCGATGGTCGCCACCATGCTCACCGTCGTCATCGAGAGCCTGCTCGCCTGGGGACTGGTCTTCGGGGCCGGACCACTGCCCGAACTGGGTGTGGTGGGGGCCGCGTGGGCGGTGGTGATCGCCCAGATCCTCAAGGCCGCGCTGCTGACCTTCCAGATGTACGGACCGCGCCGCCTCGCTGCTGTGGCCCTGCCTGCCCCCGGAACGCGCCGCGCGGTGGCCGGACCGCTGCTGACCCTGTCGGCCCCCATCGCCCTGACTGAGATGCTGTGGAGCTTCGGTGGGTTTCTGTACGCTGCCGTGTTTGCCCGGGTGGGCACGGAGGCGCTGGCCGCCAGCCAGATCGTCGGGACGCTGGAGGGCATTTTCGTCGTGGGCAGCTTCGGCCTGATGAGCGCGGCCACCGTGCTGATTGGCCGGGCACTGGGAGCGGGCGACGGCTCCGGCGCGCAGGCTTGGTTCGGCCGGGTGTCACGCGCAGGGCTGGTCAGTGGCCTGGGTTTCGGTCTGCTGTTCGCCCTCTCGGCCCTGCTGTTGCCCCTGCTGTTTCCTGCGGTCGGTGAGGCTGTGCGCAGCATGGCGATGGGGGGCGTGCTCCTCATGGCCGCCTCGCAGGCCGTCAAGGTCCGCAACATGATCCTGGGTGGCGGCGTTCTGCCCGGTACGGGGGACGGCAAGGGCGTGATCCTGGGGGACGTGGTGGGCTCCTTCGTCGTCGGCCTGCCCCTCGCCATCCTGCTGGGGCTGCATACCCCACTGGGCGTGTGGGGCGTGTTTCTCGCCCGCGTGCTGGATGAGGTGGCCAAGGTCGTGATCTTCGAGTGGCGTCGCCGCCGACTGAACTGGGACGCGCTGGCCGAGGCGCAGCGGGGGCGGGAGACCACGGCCGCCCACTGA
- a CDS encoding IS630 family transposase, whose product MKAVGGRGYSLDLRERVVAAVEGGQTRKEVARLYRMRIETVDTYLEKQRLGTLHEVGRSSGRPPRVTPLHEEQLLQQLKAHDDATLIEHARMLEEATGLKVSFKTVDRVFRKHHITRKKTLVAFERSEERRQQFLNDLAPYLTHPEQLVFLDESGFHTAMTRGYARAHRTERAHGYVPRNHGRNQTLICALQLTGPMVPFVLTGAVNGPSFEWYIRHLVCPILQPGQVVVMDNLSSHHRASVPTLIEAQGCRILFLPPYSPDFNPIELMFSQVKAAVRAKACRTVDGLISAIGAALQAVRAQDINAWFRHAYPSVSL is encoded by the coding sequence ATGAAAGCTGTTGGGGGGCGAGGGTACAGTCTGGATCTGCGGGAACGGGTGGTCGCGGCGGTCGAAGGCGGTCAGACTCGGAAAGAGGTCGCCCGGTTGTACCGAATGCGCATCGAAACCGTAGATACCTACCTGGAAAAGCAGCGCCTGGGAACGTTGCACGAGGTGGGTCGGTCTTCTGGTCGTCCCCCACGGGTCACACCCCTACACGAAGAGCAACTGCTGCAACAACTCAAGGCGCATGACGACGCGACATTGATCGAGCATGCTCGCATGCTCGAAGAAGCGACAGGGTTGAAGGTCAGCTTCAAAACTGTGGATCGAGTGTTCCGCAAGCATCACATCACCCGTAAAAAAACTTTGGTCGCGTTCGAGCGAAGTGAAGAAAGGCGACAGCAGTTTCTCAATGACTTAGCTCCGTATCTCACTCATCCAGAACAGCTGGTGTTCCTGGATGAGAGTGGCTTTCACACCGCCATGACACGAGGATACGCGCGTGCGCACAGGACTGAGCGAGCTCATGGCTATGTTCCCAGGAATCACGGACGCAACCAGACCTTGATTTGTGCTCTACAACTTACGGGACCGATGGTCCCGTTCGTTTTGACTGGTGCCGTCAACGGTCCATCGTTTGAATGGTACATCCGCCATTTGGTTTGTCCTATCCTGCAGCCAGGACAGGTCGTTGTCATGGACAACCTGTCGTCTCATCATCGAGCGTCTGTTCCAACACTTATTGAAGCACAGGGTTGTCGGATCCTGTTCCTTCCGCCTTATAGTCCAGACTTTAATCCTATCGAGCTGATGTTCTCTCAGGTCAAGGCGGCCGTCAGAGCGAAGGCTTGTCGAACAGTCGACGGCCTCATCTCTGCCATTGGAGCCGCTTTGCAGGCGGTTCGTGCACAGGACATCAACGCCTGGTTCCGACATGCTTATCCCTCCGTATCTTTATGA
- a CDS encoding ABC transporter ATP-binding protein, which produces MTRPATAAATTPVQGLPLALDDVTYRYGRGQAGVGPLNLQVQPGEFLCVVGPSGSGKSTLLSLLAGFLRPQRGEIRLGETPVRGPDPRLTLVQQEAALFPWRTVAGNVAFGLERQRIPRAERAARANETLRLVGLEGYGPRRVHELSGGQRQRVSLARALAVQPRLLLLDEPFSALDDRTRTVLSDELLGIWWAQKVTVVFVTHNLDEALALGQRVVALRGGEVVLDDRARDLDVAKLRGTLEG; this is translated from the coding sequence ATGACCCGCCCGGCCACCGCCGCTGCCACCACCCCCGTGCAGGGCCTGCCCCTCGCGCTGGACGATGTGACCTACCGCTATGGACGTGGGCAGGCCGGGGTGGGGCCGCTCAACCTGCAGGTTCAGCCCGGCGAGTTTCTGTGCGTGGTGGGCCCCTCCGGTAGCGGCAAGAGCACGTTGTTGTCGCTGCTGGCAGGCTTTTTGCGTCCCCAACGCGGCGAGATTCGGCTGGGCGAGACGCCGGTCCGCGGCCCAGACCCCCGCCTGACGCTGGTGCAGCAGGAAGCGGCGTTGTTTCCCTGGCGAACGGTGGCCGGGAACGTGGCCTTTGGGCTGGAGCGCCAGCGCATTCCCCGCGCTGAACGGGCCGCCCGCGCGAACGAGACGCTCCGGCTCGTCGGGCTGGAAGGGTACGGTCCCCGGCGCGTTCACGAGTTGTCGGGCGGGCAGCGCCAGCGCGTCAGTCTCGCGCGGGCGCTCGCCGTGCAGCCCCGCCTGCTGCTGCTGGACGAACCCTTCAGCGCGCTGGACGACCGCACGCGCACGGTGCTGTCGGACGAATTGCTGGGCATCTGGTGGGCCCAGAAGGTCACGGTGGTCTTCGTGACCCACAACCTCGACGAGGCCCTGGCCCTGGGGCAACGTGTTGTCGCCCTGCGCGGCGGTGAGGTGGTGCTCGACGACCGGGCGCGGGACCTGGATGTGGCGAAATTGCGGGGAACGCTGGAAGGGTAA
- a CDS encoding ABC transporter permease — protein MLGWQLLGLALLLALWWLVTDVLKLYPPYVFPSPKAVWTEISYGLWGHGPQDGKLLSGIGNSLRRVLIGYGLAVLLGGGVGLLLGAWRPLRETVGAYLTGLQSVPSIAFVPFAILFFGLNERAVLFVVILEGFIPVALAVSGALMNVPPSLRVAGRTLGARGPWLTAGVLLPAAVPSILTGLRTAWSFAWRALVGGELLVSASASLGAQLEIGRNTANMALVIATILTIGVIGGLFDAVLRALEGRVRRDYGLEVQQ, from the coding sequence ATGCTGGGCTGGCAACTGCTGGGGCTGGCGCTCCTGCTGGCCCTGTGGTGGCTCGTCACGGACGTGCTCAAGCTCTACCCGCCCTACGTCTTTCCCAGCCCGAAGGCGGTGTGGACCGAGATCAGCTATGGGCTGTGGGGCCACGGGCCGCAAGACGGCAAGCTGCTTTCCGGCATCGGGAACAGCCTGCGCCGGGTGCTGATCGGCTACGGCCTGGCCGTGCTGCTCGGGGGCGGGGTGGGCCTGCTCCTCGGCGCGTGGCGCCCCCTGCGCGAAACGGTGGGGGCGTACCTCACCGGCCTCCAGAGCGTGCCGTCCATCGCCTTTGTGCCCTTCGCCATCCTGTTTTTCGGCCTGAACGAACGGGCGGTGCTGTTCGTGGTGATTCTGGAGGGCTTTATCCCGGTGGCGCTGGCGGTGTCGGGCGCGCTGATGAACGTACCGCCCTCCTTGCGGGTGGCCGGGCGCACGCTGGGCGCGCGGGGACCGTGGTTGACCGCCGGGGTGCTGCTGCCCGCCGCCGTGCCCAGCATCCTGACTGGGCTGCGGACCGCCTGGAGCTTTGCCTGGCGCGCGTTGGTGGGCGGCGAGCTGCTCGTCAGCGCCAGCGCGAGCCTGGGCGCGCAGCTGGAAATCGGACGCAACACGGCCAACATGGCCCTGGTGATCGCCACCATCCTGACCATCGGCGTGATCGGCGGGCTGTTTGACGCCGTGCTGCGCGCGCTCGAAGGCCGGGTGCGGCGCGACTACGGCCTGGAGGTTCAGCAGTGA
- a CDS encoding ABC transporter substrate-binding protein: MIRSFTRPLLLSALLLSTASAQTASTVRLGYFPNLTHAPALVGLERGTFQKALGKAKLDAKEFVSGTTLMEAFAAGQIDIAYVGPGPAINGAARGMPLQLVAGASEAGAVLIARKGSGIKTYKDLAGKRVAVPSLGNTQDISLRHILKEQGLKAANDGGNVTVTPVPPADVIAAFAAGRVDATLVPEPWGAALQAQGHTLIGTEKTVWRSGQYPTTVVIVNTKFAQANPDLVANFLKAHGDAVAFLNKSPAAAQTAVNRALEKSTGQKLDLRVLQRALTRTRFTTGLDLDALNDYAALNVEAGYARSVPDLGTFVSKSALKK; this comes from the coding sequence ATGATCCGAAGTTTCACGCGCCCCCTTCTGCTTTCCGCCCTGCTGCTCTCCACAGCCTCGGCACAGACGGCCTCCACCGTGCGCCTCGGGTACTTTCCCAACCTTACGCACGCGCCCGCCCTCGTGGGGCTGGAGCGCGGCACCTTTCAGAAGGCGCTGGGAAAGGCGAAGTTGGACGCCAAGGAGTTCGTCTCGGGCACCACGCTGATGGAAGCGTTCGCCGCAGGGCAGATTGATATCGCCTACGTGGGACCGGGGCCGGCAATCAACGGCGCGGCGCGCGGCATGCCCCTGCAGCTTGTGGCGGGCGCGAGTGAGGCGGGCGCGGTGCTGATCGCCCGCAAGGGCAGCGGAATCAAGACGTACAAGGACCTCGCCGGGAAGCGCGTGGCGGTGCCCAGCCTGGGCAACACGCAGGACATCAGCCTGCGCCACATCCTCAAGGAGCAGGGCCTGAAGGCGGCGAACGACGGCGGCAACGTGACTGTGACGCCCGTGCCCCCCGCCGACGTGATCGCCGCCTTTGCCGCGGGGCGAGTGGACGCCACCCTCGTGCCTGAGCCGTGGGGCGCAGCGTTGCAGGCGCAGGGCCACACGCTGATCGGCACCGAAAAAACTGTGTGGCGCAGCGGGCAATACCCTACAACCGTCGTGATCGTCAACACCAAGTTCGCGCAGGCCAACCCGGACCTGGTGGCGAACTTCCTGAAGGCGCATGGGGACGCGGTGGCCTTTCTGAACAAGTCTCCGGCGGCGGCGCAAACGGCAGTCAACAGGGCGCTGGAAAAATCGACCGGCCAGAAGCTGGACCTGCGGGTGTTGCAGCGCGCCCTGACCCGCACCCGATTTACCACCGGTCTGGATCTCGACGCCCTGAACGACTACGCCGCGCTGAACGTGGAGGCCGGGTACGCCCGCAGCGTGCCGGACCTGGGCACCTTCGTCAGCAAGAGTGCGCTGAAGAAGTAA
- the sat gene encoding sulfate adenylyltransferase encodes MTTLPNPSSPFLLPAPLGGTLVHRVRRAGHDFDPAELRGLPRLALGDRSYADLEMLATGAYSPLTGFLGEADYLSVVERMRLADGTPWSVPITLPVARDEAETYTGRVVLTHGGEDVGTLDVQERYDARKALEAREVYRTEDPAHPGVAALYAQGDVYLAGPVTLFEVPRGAFPLHHRTPAEVREVIEARGWRTTVAFQTRNPIHRAHEYLHKVTLELVDGLLLHPLVGTTKGDDVPAPTRVQAYEVLLDRYYPQARTLLSVYPAAMRYAGPREAILHALSRRNYGVTHFIVGRDHAGVGSYYGTYDAQEIFGNFTQEELGIQILKFEHTFYCKTCGQLVSPRTCPHGSEHHLVLSGTKVREKLRAGENLPGEFTRPEVAEVLRKAYAREG; translated from the coding sequence ATGACGACCCTGCCCAACCCCTCCTCCCCCTTCCTCCTGCCTGCGCCGCTGGGCGGTACCCTCGTTCACCGCGTGCGCCGCGCCGGGCACGACTTCGACCCGGCCGAGTTGCGCGGTCTGCCGCGCCTGGCGCTGGGCGACCGCTCCTACGCCGATCTGGAAATGCTGGCCACAGGCGCGTACTCGCCGCTGACGGGCTTTCTCGGCGAGGCCGACTACCTCAGCGTCGTGGAGCGGATGCGGTTGGCGGACGGCACGCCCTGGAGCGTTCCCATCACGCTGCCCGTGGCCCGGGACGAGGCAGAAACGTACACTGGCCGCGTGGTGCTGACCCACGGCGGCGAGGACGTGGGCACGCTGGACGTGCAGGAGCGCTACGACGCCCGCAAGGCCCTGGAGGCGCGCGAGGTCTACCGCACCGAGGACCCCGCCCACCCCGGGGTCGCGGCGCTGTACGCCCAGGGAGACGTGTACCTGGCCGGGCCAGTCACGCTGTTCGAGGTGCCGCGGGGCGCCTTCCCCCTGCACCACCGCACGCCCGCTGAAGTCCGCGAGGTGATCGAGGCGCGCGGCTGGCGCACCACGGTGGCCTTCCAGACGCGCAACCCCATCCACCGCGCGCACGAGTACCTGCACAAGGTGACGCTGGAACTGGTGGACGGCCTGCTGCTGCACCCACTGGTGGGCACCACCAAGGGCGACGACGTGCCCGCCCCGACGCGCGTGCAGGCGTATGAGGTGCTGCTGGACCGGTACTACCCCCAGGCCCGCACCCTGCTGAGCGTGTACCCCGCCGCCATGCGTTACGCCGGACCCCGCGAGGCGATCCTGCACGCCCTGTCGCGGCGCAACTACGGGGTCACGCACTTCATCGTGGGCCGGGACCACGCGGGGGTGGGCAGCTACTACGGCACCTACGACGCGCAGGAGATCTTCGGGAACTTCACGCAGGAAGAATTGGGCATCCAGATCCTCAAGTTCGAGCACACCTTCTACTGCAAGACCTGCGGCCAGTTGGTCAGCCCCCGCACCTGCCCCCACGGCTCCGAGCATCACCTCGTGCTGAGCGGCACCAAGGTGCGCGAGAAGCTGCGCGCGGGCGAGAACCTGCCGGGCGAATTCACGCGGCCCGAGGTGGCAGAAGTGCTGCGAAAAGCCTACGCGCGGGAAGGTTAA
- a CDS encoding phosphoadenylyl-sulfate reductase yields MTALNERPQTQIPPVQAPDFTPDTDPRDVIRWALAAHPDVLMPSAFNLNGVVLIDLAVQAGYRGEVVFVDTGFHFPETLATRDRLAARYPELTFVTLNAGAHPEDGQTAPDLYASDADACCAVRKVAPLQAYLRQKAPSALLNARSRDQASTRADIPFVEEGAARAKVNPLAHWSRERLEAYAKEHDLPVNPLYFDGFLSVGCWTCTRAVRPGEDARAGRWAGKGKTECGLWAGEGKL; encoded by the coding sequence ATGACGGCGCTGAACGAACGTCCCCAGACGCAGATTCCGCCTGTCCAGGCCCCGGATTTTACGCCGGACACCGATCCACGCGACGTGATTCGCTGGGCACTCGCCGCCCACCCAGACGTGCTGATGCCGAGCGCCTTCAACCTCAACGGCGTGGTGCTGATCGACCTCGCCGTGCAGGCGGGCTACCGCGGCGAGGTGGTGTTCGTGGACACGGGCTTCCACTTCCCTGAAACGCTGGCGACGCGCGACCGGCTGGCCGCCCGCTACCCCGAACTGACCTTCGTGACCCTGAACGCAGGCGCACATCCCGAGGACGGGCAGACTGCCCCGGACCTGTACGCCTCGGACGCCGACGCCTGCTGCGCCGTGCGCAAGGTGGCTCCCCTCCAGGCGTACCTGCGGCAGAAAGCGCCGTCCGCGCTGCTGAATGCCCGCAGCCGAGACCAGGCGAGCACCCGCGCGGACATTCCCTTTGTCGAGGAAGGCGCGGCCCGCGCGAAAGTCAATCCGCTGGCCCACTGGAGCCGCGAGCGGCTGGAAGCCTACGCCAAAGAACACGATCTGCCCGTCAACCCGCTGTACTTCGACGGCTTCCTCAGCGTGGGCTGCTGGACCTGTACCCGCGCCGTGCGCCCGGGCGAGGACGCCCGTGCGGGCCGCTGGGCCGGCAAGGGCAAGACCGAGTGCGGGCTGTGGGCGGGCGAGGGCAAGCTCTAA
- the cysC gene encoding adenylyl-sulfate kinase — translation MTATLNRPEVGTGRVVWFTGLSGAGKSTLASALYTELTARGERAELLDGDAVRENLSKGLGFTKADRDTNVRRIAFVAGLLAKHGVTVLVSAISPYAETRREVLAALPNATEVFVDAPLEVVTERDVKGLYLRALAGEIAHFTGVSDPYEAPESPDLHLRTDLISVEQGVARLLAHLEGGNV, via the coding sequence ATGACCGCCACCCTGAACCGCCCCGAAGTCGGCACGGGCCGCGTGGTGTGGTTTACCGGGCTGTCCGGTGCGGGCAAGAGCACGCTGGCCTCGGCCCTGTATACCGAACTGACTGCACGCGGCGAGCGGGCAGAACTGCTCGACGGCGACGCCGTGCGCGAGAACCTGAGCAAGGGTCTGGGCTTTACCAAGGCGGACCGGGACACCAATGTCCGGCGCATCGCCTTTGTGGCCGGTCTGCTTGCCAAGCACGGCGTCACGGTGCTCGTCAGCGCCATCAGTCCCTACGCGGAAACGCGGCGGGAAGTGCTCGCCGCGCTGCCCAATGCCACCGAGGTTTTTGTCGACGCGCCCCTCGAAGTCGTGACCGAACGCGACGTGAAGGGGCTGTACCTGAGGGCCCTGGCTGGGGAGATTGCCCACTTCACGGGGGTCTCGGACCCCTACGAGGCCCCCGAGAGCCCGGACCTGCACCTGCGGACAGACTTGATCAGCGTAGAACAGGGCGTGGCGCGGCTGCTCGCCCACCTGGAGGGAGGGAACGTATGA
- a CDS encoding nitrite/sulfite reductase, producing the protein MSDLEALKKEVPPFQIFDLITEYAAQGYIDPTRIDLLKWAGVYPQRPQEDGFLMMRVKVPTAEFSSDTLRVVAGISEDFGRGFLDVTDRQAFQFHWLTIDMVPQIFERLEPVGLHTKGACGDTVRAVIASPLAGLDAREVIDVRPLAAAMEGTLSGNPDFQDLPRKFKISITGTPELEGIHMINDIGFLAHRVNGEVGFDVWVGGGLGAVAHLAKRLGVFVRPEEVVEVGRAIAGAYRDHGYRVNRKKSRLKFLIKDLGVEKFREIVETEYLGRKLSDGPEAPVARFGGNDVLGVQPQRDGLNYVVVATTVGRIDPRKARHLADLADRYGKGMLRTTAFQNMVIPHVKTEDVAELSAELEALDLAPKTTLRGTTIACTGNQFCRLALTETKARTANLVDHLEAKFSGLDVPFTINLTGCSNACTRYQVADLGFMGANRTDKDGSVHEVYNVHLAGSIGQAQRTGTKLKGAVPAERLNEYTDAVLSDFQAGKQPGESFVEYADRVGHGRFAPDAVLNPVREVVGV; encoded by the coding sequence ATGAGCGACCTTGAAGCCCTGAAAAAAGAAGTGCCCCCCTTCCAGATTTTCGACCTGATCACCGAGTACGCGGCGCAGGGTTATATCGACCCCACCAGAATCGACCTGCTGAAGTGGGCGGGCGTGTACCCGCAGCGCCCCCAGGAGGACGGCTTCCTGATGATGCGCGTGAAGGTGCCCACCGCCGAGTTCTCGTCGGACACCCTGCGCGTGGTAGCGGGCATCTCCGAAGACTTCGGGCGCGGCTTTCTGGACGTGACCGACCGCCAGGCCTTCCAGTTTCACTGGCTGACCATCGACATGGTGCCCCAGATTTTCGAGCGCCTGGAACCCGTCGGCCTGCACACCAAGGGAGCCTGCGGCGACACGGTCCGCGCCGTGATCGCCTCACCGCTGGCTGGGCTGGACGCCCGCGAGGTCATTGACGTGCGGCCCCTTGCCGCGGCGATGGAAGGCACGCTGAGCGGCAACCCCGACTTTCAGGACCTGCCCCGCAAGTTCAAGATTTCGATTACCGGCACGCCCGAGCTTGAGGGCATCCACATGATCAACGACATCGGCTTTCTCGCCCACCGGGTCAATGGAGAAGTCGGCTTCGACGTGTGGGTGGGGGGCGGCCTCGGCGCGGTGGCGCACCTCGCCAAGCGGTTGGGCGTGTTTGTCCGCCCCGAGGAAGTGGTGGAGGTGGGCCGCGCCATCGCCGGGGCCTACCGTGACCACGGCTACCGGGTCAACCGCAAGAAGAGCCGCCTGAAGTTCCTGATCAAGGACCTGGGCGTCGAGAAGTTCCGGGAAATCGTGGAAACCGAGTACCTGGGCCGCAAGCTCAGTGACGGCCCCGAAGCCCCTGTCGCCCGTTTCGGCGGCAACGACGTGCTGGGCGTGCAGCCCCAGCGTGACGGCCTGAATTACGTGGTGGTCGCCACGACCGTGGGACGCATCGATCCCCGCAAGGCGCGTCACCTGGCCGATCTGGCAGACCGCTACGGCAAGGGCATGTTGCGAACCACCGCCTTCCAGAACATGGTGATTCCGCACGTGAAGACGGAAGACGTGGCCGAACTCAGCGCCGAGCTCGAAGCGCTGGACCTGGCCCCCAAGACCACGCTGCGCGGCACCACCATCGCCTGCACGGGCAACCAGTTCTGCCGCCTGGCCCTGACGGAGACCAAGGCCCGCACCGCGAATCTGGTGGACCACCTGGAAGCCAAGTTCAGCGGGCTGGACGTGCCCTTCACCATCAACCTGACGGGCTGCTCCAACGCCTGCACCCGCTATCAGGTGGCGGACCTGGGTTTTATGGGGGCCAACCGCACCGACAAGGACGGCAGCGTCCACGAGGTCTACAACGTGCACCTCGCGGGCAGCATCGGTCAGGCGCAGCGCACGGGCACCAAGCTCAAGGGAGCCGTGCCCGCCGAGCGCCTGAACGAGTACACCGACGCCGTGCTGAGTGACTTCCAGGCAGGCAAGCAACCCGGCGAGAGCTTCGTGGAGTACGCCGACCGGGTGGGCCACGGGCGCTTTGCCCCAGACGCAGTGCTCAATCCCGTGCGCGAAGTGGTGGGCGTATGA
- a CDS encoding DUF4395 domain-containing protein yields the protein MTAPSSPHPAETHTDLSALRFNQFSVVGVTALGLALQAPLLPLTLGGAMLLGALRPQQSPLRAAYRMLGARLGLRPDVVEEDPRAHHFAQGVGGTFLLASGSATLAGAPVTGAALGLGVILLAVLNLSRKICVGCLMYFQYLRLRRLQNTPLLHRRSHLRPRVKGPTP from the coding sequence ATGACGGCACCGTCCTCTCCCCATCCCGCTGAGACGCACACGGACCTGTCCGCGCTGCGGTTCAACCAGTTCAGCGTGGTGGGCGTGACGGCCCTGGGGCTCGCGCTTCAGGCCCCGCTGCTCCCGCTGACGCTGGGCGGCGCGATGCTGCTGGGCGCCCTGCGCCCGCAACAGTCTCCCTTGCGGGCGGCGTACCGAATGCTGGGCGCGCGCCTGGGTCTGCGCCCCGATGTGGTGGAGGAAGACCCACGCGCGCACCACTTTGCCCAGGGGGTAGGCGGCACGTTCCTGCTCGCCTCAGGCTCGGCCACCCTCGCGGGTGCGCCCGTCACCGGAGCCGCGCTGGGTCTGGGCGTAATCCTCCTGGCCGTGCTCAACCTCTCTCGAAAAATCTGTGTGGGCTGCCTGATGTATTTCCAGTACCTTCGCCTTCGCCGCCTTCAGAACACGCCCCTGCTGCACCGCCGAAGCCACCTGCGCCCCAGAGTCAAAGGACCAACACCATGA
- a CDS encoding sigma factor-like helix-turn-helix DNA-binding protein, giving the protein MRNCPFPTTGSSPPPAQKASTGAGGSARPVVRAHRETVTRAFLQEQTRKAVAAEMGVSAGTVKSRLKYALNHLRRIPGAEEVGTWLN; this is encoded by the coding sequence GTGCGGAATTGCCCCTTCCCGACGACCGGCAGCAGCCCGCCGCCCGCGCAGAAGGCCAGCACCGGCGCGGGCGGATCCGCGCGGCCCGTGGTGCGCGCCCACCGCGAGACGGTTACACGCGCCTTTTTGCAGGAGCAGACCCGGAAGGCGGTCGCAGCGGAGATGGGCGTTTCCGCCGGCACCGTCAAGAGCCGCCTCAAGTACGCCCTGAACCATCTGCGGCGCATTCCCGGCGCGGAGGAGGTGGGCACATGGCTGAACTGA